A section of the Flaviflexus equikiangi genome encodes:
- the rplO gene encoding 50S ribosomal protein L15 produces MSENTNDVTKLHDLAPAAGAHKSKTRVGRGEGSKGKTAGRGTKGTKARYQVPVGFEGGQMPLHMRMPKLRGFKNPFRVEYQVVNLDRISSLFPEGGDITVEDLIEKGAVRKGHLVKVLGSGSISVKVNVVADKWSSSAQQKIEAAGGSISAR; encoded by the coding sequence ATGTCGGAAAACACGAACGATGTCACTAAGCTCCACGATCTCGCTCCCGCAGCCGGCGCACACAAGTCGAAGACTCGTGTCGGTCGTGGTGAGGGCTCAAAGGGTAAGACCGCAGGCCGTGGTACCAAGGGAACGAAGGCTCGTTACCAGGTGCCGGTCGGCTTCGAGGGTGGGCAGATGCCTTTGCATATGCGCATGCCGAAGCTCCGCGGCTTCAAGAACCCGTTCCGCGTCGAGTACCAGGTCGTCAACCTCGACCGCATCTCGTCGCTGTTCCCCGAGGGTGGAGACATCACCGTCGAGGACCTCATCGAGAAGGGTGCCGTCCGCAAGGGCCACCTGGTGAAGGTGCTCGGCTCGGGCAGCATTTCGGTCAAGGTGAACGTGGTTGCCGACAAGTGGTCGTCTTCCGCTCAGCAGAAGATCGAAGCCGCCGGCGGATCCATTTCCGCTCGATGA
- the secY gene encoding preprotein translocase subunit SecY codes for MLSAFVSAFRTPDLRRKLLFTLGIIVIFRLGTFLPAPGVSYRNVQQCLSEAGSADLLSMLNMFSGGAMFQLSVFALGIMPYITASIIVQLLRVVIPRFEELHKEGQSGTAKLTQYTRYLTIGLAIMQSAVVITVANSSLFLGCTVDPFPDTSAGMVLMAILTMTAGTGLIMWMGEQITERGVGNGMSILIFSGICASFPPAMGQVLRSNNGVQNFIFIVALFLAITVVVVFVEQSQRRIPVQYAKRVIGRRTYGGSTTYIPIKINMANVIPVIFASSLLSLPTMAIQFGDPNAGWVQWLSQNYNPNSALYLTTFAILIIFFAFFYTSITFNPDEVADNMKRYGGFIPGIRAGAPTARYLKNVITRITWVGSFYLATIALIPTVIFSEMGITMMAFGGTSIIIIVGVGLQTVKDIDAQLQQRHYEGFLR; via the coding sequence TTGCTTTCCGCATTCGTCTCGGCCTTCCGCACACCGGACCTGCGCCGCAAGCTGCTGTTTACGCTCGGCATCATCGTCATTTTCCGTCTCGGCACGTTCCTGCCCGCTCCTGGCGTCAGCTACCGCAACGTTCAGCAGTGTCTCAGTGAGGCCGGTTCCGCTGACCTTCTGTCGATGCTCAACATGTTCTCCGGCGGAGCCATGTTCCAGCTGTCAGTCTTCGCGCTCGGCATCATGCCGTACATTACGGCGTCGATCATCGTCCAGCTGTTGCGCGTGGTGATTCCCCGTTTCGAGGAGCTCCATAAGGAGGGCCAGTCGGGCACCGCGAAGCTGACACAGTACACGCGCTACCTCACCATCGGTCTTGCGATCATGCAGTCCGCCGTGGTCATCACGGTCGCGAACTCGAGCCTGTTCTTGGGATGTACGGTGGATCCGTTCCCGGACACGTCGGCAGGCATGGTCCTCATGGCGATCTTGACGATGACAGCGGGCACCGGCCTCATCATGTGGATGGGTGAGCAGATCACGGAGCGCGGCGTCGGCAACGGCATGTCGATTCTTATCTTCTCCGGCATCTGTGCCTCTTTCCCGCCCGCCATGGGCCAGGTTCTGCGTTCGAACAATGGTGTCCAGAACTTCATCTTCATCGTCGCGCTGTTCCTCGCGATCACCGTCGTGGTCGTCTTCGTCGAGCAGTCGCAGCGTCGCATCCCCGTCCAGTACGCCAAGCGTGTCATCGGCCGTCGGACGTACGGCGGTTCGACCACGTACATCCCGATCAAGATCAACATGGCGAACGTGATCCCCGTGATCTTCGCGTCCTCGCTCCTGTCGCTGCCGACCATGGCGATCCAGTTCGGGGATCCGAACGCCGGCTGGGTGCAGTGGCTGTCGCAGAACTACAACCCGAACTCGGCGCTGTATTTGACGACCTTCGCGATTCTCATCATCTTCTTCGCGTTCTTCTACACGTCGATCACGTTCAACCCGGACGAGGTCGCCGACAATATGAAGCGCTACGGCGGCTTCATTCCGGGCATCCGAGCCGGAGCCCCGACAGCTCGATACCTGAAGAACGTCATCACTCGTATTACGTGGGTCGGGTCGTTCTATCTCGCGACGATCGCTCTCATCCCGACTGTGATCTTCAGCGAAATGGGCATCACGATGATGGCGTTCGGCGGCACATCGATCATCATTATTGTGGGCGTGGGCCTTCAGACGGTGAAGGACATCGACGCTCAGCTCCAGCAACGACACTACGAAGGTTTCCTCCGATGA
- a CDS encoding adenylate kinase, with protein MTRMIILGAPGAGKGTQAEMLCEKLGIPQISTGAIFRANVAEGTELGQLAQGYINQGKFVPDEITDALVKDRLHQDDTQKGFLLDGYPRTLAQVGALDEILLEQGHTLDIVIELVTDKDALVERLLKRAEIEGRADDTAEVISHRMDVYAEQTMPLSRVYEQRGVLVRVDGMGTIDEVQSRIQDAVQAL; from the coding sequence ATGACCCGAATGATTATCCTCGGCGCTCCAGGCGCGGGCAAAGGCACGCAGGCCGAAATGCTGTGCGAGAAGCTCGGCATTCCCCAGATCTCCACCGGCGCGATCTTCCGTGCCAACGTGGCGGAGGGAACCGAGCTCGGCCAGCTCGCCCAGGGCTACATCAACCAGGGCAAGTTCGTTCCGGATGAGATTACCGATGCTCTTGTCAAGGATCGCCTTCATCAGGATGACACCCAGAAGGGCTTCCTGCTCGACGGTTACCCGCGGACGCTTGCCCAGGTCGGTGCTCTCGACGAGATCCTGCTCGAGCAGGGGCACACTCTCGACATCGTGATCGAGCTCGTGACCGACAAGGATGCTCTCGTCGAGCGCCTTCTCAAGCGCGCTGAGATCGAGGGACGTGCAGACGACACTGCGGAGGTCATCAGCCACCGCATGGACGTGTATGCCGAGCAGACCATGCCGCTGTCGCGCGTGTACGAGCAGCGCGGCGTGCTCGTCCGTGTGGACGGCATGGGCACAATCGACGAAGTCCAGTCCCGCATCCAGGACGCGGTGCAGGCTCTGTGA
- the map gene encoding type I methionyl aminopeptidase, producing the protein MFGREAIEYKSDEQIRKIRRAALVVADIHDALREAVRPGVTTGELDLVAGRVLEAAGAKSNFLGYYGYPANACISVNETIVHGIPGDRVLTDSDIVSFDCGAVVDGWHGDACFTVCMPNASEEDRRLSDMTEKAMWTGIAALASAKHVGEVGGAIEDYVDSIPEDHRPGLVEEYMGHGIGSSMHQPPDVLNYRAKNKGAKIKPGMVLCVEPMLTLGSPDSKVLEDEWTVVTLDGRNACHWEHEVAIHRRGIWVLTARDGGAEGLAPYGVTPVPLD; encoded by the coding sequence ATGTTCGGGCGAGAGGCGATCGAGTACAAGAGCGACGAGCAGATTCGCAAGATTCGTCGAGCCGCTCTTGTCGTCGCCGACATCCACGACGCTCTCCGTGAGGCTGTCCGGCCCGGGGTGACGACGGGGGAGCTCGATCTTGTCGCCGGCCGAGTCCTCGAGGCAGCGGGCGCGAAGTCCAACTTCCTCGGCTACTACGGCTACCCAGCGAATGCCTGTATCTCCGTCAACGAGACGATCGTCCACGGAATCCCGGGAGACAGGGTTCTCACTGATTCGGATATCGTGTCCTTCGACTGCGGCGCCGTTGTCGACGGCTGGCATGGGGATGCGTGTTTCACGGTCTGCATGCCGAACGCCTCCGAGGAGGATCGCCGCCTGTCGGATATGACAGAGAAGGCCATGTGGACCGGTATCGCCGCCCTCGCATCGGCGAAGCATGTCGGTGAAGTCGGCGGCGCCATCGAGGACTATGTCGACTCGATTCCGGAAGACCATCGTCCCGGACTCGTCGAAGAGTACATGGGGCACGGCATCGGTTCGTCCATGCACCAGCCTCCCGATGTGCTCAACTACCGGGCCAAGAATAAGGGCGCGAAGATCAAGCCCGGGATGGTGCTGTGCGTCGAACCGATGTTGACGCTCGGCAGCCCGGACAGCAAGGTTCTCGAGGACGAGTGGACGGTTGTGACTCTCGATGGTCGTAACGCCTGCCACTGGGAGCACGAGGTCGCCATCCACCGCCGCGGCATCTGGGTGCTGACGGCACGCGATGGGGGAGCGGAAGGCCTTGCGCCGTACGGCGTCACTCCGGTTCCACTGGACTAG
- the infA gene encoding translation initiation factor IF-1 gives MAKKDGVIEVEGSVVEALPNAMFRVELSNGHVVLAHISGKMRQHYIKILPEDRVVVELTPYDLNRGRIVYRYK, from the coding sequence ATGGCGAAGAAAGACGGCGTCATCGAGGTTGAGGGCAGTGTCGTTGAGGCACTACCGAATGCGATGTTCCGTGTAGAGCTGAGCAACGGGCACGTTGTGCTCGCCCACATTTCGGGCAAGATGCGCCAGCACTACATCAAGATTCTGCCCGAGGATCGGGTTGTTGTGGAGTTGACTCCTTACGACCTGAACCGTGGGCGAATCGTCTACCGCTACAAGTAA
- the rpmJ gene encoding 50S ribosomal protein L36 produces MKVKPSVKRICDSCKVIRRHGRVMVICTNPRHKQRQG; encoded by the coding sequence ATGAAGGTCAAGCCAAGCGTGAAGCGCATCTGTGACAGCTGCAAGGTGATTCGTCGCCACGGCAGGGTCATGGTCATCTGCACGAACCCGCGGCATAAGCAGCGCCAGGGCTGA
- the rpsM gene encoding 30S ribosomal protein S13: protein MARISGVDLPREKRVEVALTYIYGIGRTRAQEILDGTGVSPDVRVKDLTEEDQVKIRTFIDENYEVEGDLRREVQADIRRKIEIGCYQGIRHRRGLPVHGQRTKTNARTRKGPKRTVAGKKK from the coding sequence TTGGCACGTATTTCAGGTGTTGACCTCCCCCGCGAGAAGCGGGTAGAGGTCGCACTCACTTACATTTATGGAATCGGGCGCACGCGCGCCCAGGAAATCCTCGACGGCACGGGCGTTTCGCCTGACGTCCGAGTCAAGGATCTGACCGAAGAAGACCAGGTCAAGATTCGTACGTTCATCGACGAGAATTACGAGGTTGAGGGCGACCTCCGCCGCGAGGTTCAGGCTGACATTCGCCGCAAGATCGAGATCGGCTGCTACCAGGGTATCCGTCACCGCCGTGGACTCCCCGTCCACGGTCAGCGCACCAAGACCAACGCACGTACCCGCAAGGGCCCGAAGCGTACGGTCGCCGGTAAGAAGAAGTAG
- the rpsK gene encoding 30S ribosomal protein S11, producing the protein MPPKSRTAARPRRAMRKNIVNGQVHIKSTFNNTIVTITDPTGAVIATASSGMMGFKGSRKSTPYAAQLAAEAAARRAMESGLKKVDVFVKGPGSGRETAIRTLTANGLEVTSIQDVTPQAHNGCRPPKRRRV; encoded by the coding sequence ATGCCACCTAAGTCACGTACTGCCGCCCGCCCGCGCCGGGCGATGCGGAAGAATATCGTCAATGGCCAGGTCCACATCAAGTCGACCTTCAACAACACCATCGTCACCATCACGGACCCGACCGGCGCAGTGATCGCCACCGCGTCGTCCGGCATGATGGGCTTCAAGGGCTCGCGCAAGTCGACCCCTTACGCTGCCCAGCTCGCCGCAGAGGCCGCTGCTCGTCGCGCCATGGAATCCGGCCTCAAGAAGGTCGACGTCTTCGTCAAGGGACCCGGTTCGGGCCGCGAAACCGCGATTCGTACCCTGACCGCCAACGGCCTCGAGGTGACCTCCATCCAGGACGTCACTCCCCAGGCCCACAACGGCTGCCGTCCCCCGAAGCGCCGCCGCGTTTGA
- a CDS encoding DNA-directed RNA polymerase subunit alpha, whose translation MQIAQRPVLSEEVVSDNRARFILEPLEPGFGYTLGNSLRRTLLSSIPGAAVTSIKIDSVLHEFTTIEGVKEDVSEIILNIKELVVSSENDEPVQMYLRKQGPGVVTAADINPPAGVEIHNTDLVIATLNEKGKIEIDLIVERGRGYVSAAQNKDPEAEIGRIPIDSIYSPVLQVSYKVEATRVEQRTDFDKLIVDVETKASMNPRDAFASAGKTLVELFGLAADLNLEAEGIELGEAPVEETQSSDLQRPITILNLPARSQNCLQREGIETIGQLILRSEADLLDIRNFGAKSIEDVKDELAKLDLSLKDSPANFMGGYDDSYGSSMFSDDTH comes from the coding sequence GTGCAGATCGCACAGCGTCCCGTCCTCTCCGAGGAAGTCGTCTCCGACAATCGTGCGCGGTTCATTCTTGAACCGCTCGAGCCTGGCTTCGGCTACACCCTGGGCAACTCTCTTCGCCGCACGCTGCTCTCATCCATTCCGGGTGCCGCAGTGACCTCGATCAAGATCGACTCGGTTCTTCACGAGTTCACGACCATCGAGGGTGTCAAGGAGGATGTTTCAGAGATCATTCTGAACATCAAGGAGCTCGTCGTCTCCTCCGAGAACGATGAGCCCGTCCAGATGTACCTGCGCAAGCAGGGCCCCGGTGTTGTCACCGCGGCCGACATCAACCCGCCGGCCGGCGTGGAAATCCACAACACGGATCTCGTGATTGCCACTCTCAACGAGAAGGGCAAGATTGAGATCGATCTTATTGTCGAGCGCGGCCGCGGCTACGTGTCCGCCGCGCAGAACAAGGATCCCGAGGCCGAGATCGGTCGTATCCCGATCGACTCGATCTACTCGCCCGTGCTGCAGGTGTCCTACAAGGTTGAGGCGACTCGTGTCGAGCAGCGGACCGACTTCGACAAGCTTATCGTCGATGTCGAGACGAAGGCTTCGATGAATCCCCGCGATGCTTTCGCATCCGCTGGCAAGACGCTGGTCGAGCTGTTCGGCTTGGCAGCCGATCTGAACCTTGAGGCTGAGGGCATTGAGCTCGGCGAAGCCCCGGTGGAAGAGACGCAGTCATCCGACCTGCAGCGCCCGATCACCATTCTCAATCTTCCCGCTCGTTCGCAGAACTGCCTGCAGCGCGAGGGGATCGAAACTATTGGCCAGCTCATCCTGCGCTCTGAGGCAGATCTGCTGGATATTCGCAACTTCGGTGCTAAGTCAATCGAGGACGTCAAGGACGAGCTCGCAAAGCTCGACCTTTCGCTCAAGGATTCTCCGGCCAACTTCATGGGTGGCTACGACGATTCCTACGGCTCGTCCATGTTCAGCGACGACACGCACTGA
- the rplQ gene encoding 50S ribosomal protein L17: MPQPSKGPRLGGSAAHEKAMLANLAKALFEHGSITTTEKRAQRLRPYAERIITKAKKGTTAARRDVLKDITDRSAVAILFEEIAPTFADRQGGYTRIVKVGNRKGDNAPMAVISLVTEPVSPKQAVVAEAERAAEKAAAESPESADSVESAASAESAPSAESAESAESAASAPSAASAEDTVEETK, encoded by the coding sequence ATGCCTCAGCCCTCTAAGGGTCCCCGTCTTGGGGGAAGCGCCGCACACGAAAAGGCCATGCTGGCCAATCTCGCGAAGGCACTGTTCGAGCACGGCTCGATCACGACCACCGAGAAGCGTGCACAGCGCCTCCGTCCGTACGCGGAACGCATCATCACCAAGGCGAAGAAGGGCACGACCGCTGCACGTCGTGACGTCCTCAAGGACATCACTGACCGCTCCGCTGTCGCCATCCTCTTCGAGGAAATCGCCCCCACCTTCGCTGACCGTCAGGGTGGCTACACCCGTATCGTCAAGGTCGGCAACCGCAAGGGCGACAACGCCCCCATGGCTGTCATCTCGCTCGTGACCGAGCCGGTTTCGCCGAAGCAGGCCGTCGTGGCCGAGGCCGAGAGGGCCGCCGAGAAGGCCGCTGCCGAGTCGCCGGAGTCCGCTGACTCTGTCGAGTCCGCAGCATCTGCTGAGTCCGCACCGTCGGCTGAGTCCGCCGAGTCGGCTGAATCCGCAGCCTCGGCACCGTCCGCCGCTTCTGCTGAGGACACGGTCGAAGAGACGAAGTAG
- a CDS encoding cupin: MMIDIEDLLTRARAAKNGRLAEAVVHDGPLRQTVVALAAGTELAPHNAPIAESILVLAGSLEVVGSELLPASAVELVSLAHERHGVRASEDCVFLLTTVARDSM, translated from the coding sequence ATGATGATCGATATCGAAGATCTGTTGACGCGGGCGCGTGCCGCGAAGAACGGACGTCTCGCGGAGGCCGTCGTCCACGATGGTCCGCTGCGTCAGACAGTGGTCGCGCTGGCGGCAGGAACCGAGCTGGCTCCCCATAATGCTCCGATCGCGGAGTCGATCCTCGTGCTCGCCGGCAGTCTTGAGGTCGTGGGATCGGAACTGCTCCCTGCGTCAGCCGTGGAACTCGTCTCCCTCGCCCACGAGCGCCACGGCGTCCGAGCATCCGAAGATTGCGTCTTTCTATTGACGACGGTGGCACGCGATTCGATGTAG
- a CDS encoding ROK family protein has translation MEKISHPGPRTLGVDCGGGGIKATVLDADSNQLAPALREPVPYPLPPQKLISLVEDMSAQLPPADRITLGMPGMIRHGVVVHTPHYVCRSGPRTKPVPELADQWRNFPMAQSLEQSFGVPALVLNDAEVAAAGIVSGQGLEFFMTLGTGLGTALIDNGVLSPHLEISHAPMRWGLTFDDVLGEHERRRLGDSAWSRRVLRAIELLFPVIRWDTLYIGGGNSSRISPSVQARLEGVTFVPNTAGMSSGVDAWSLQGR, from the coding sequence ATGGAAAAGATTTCTCACCCGGGCCCTCGTACGCTCGGAGTCGACTGCGGAGGCGGAGGTATCAAAGCAACCGTGCTTGACGCGGATTCCAATCAGCTTGCACCCGCCCTCAGGGAGCCGGTGCCCTACCCCCTCCCCCCACAGAAGCTCATCTCCCTCGTCGAGGACATGTCGGCGCAGCTGCCTCCCGCGGATCGGATCACGCTCGGGATGCCGGGAATGATCCGGCACGGAGTCGTCGTCCACACACCGCACTACGTCTGTCGGTCGGGGCCGAGAACGAAACCCGTTCCGGAGCTGGCCGACCAGTGGCGCAACTTCCCGATGGCGCAGTCTCTCGAGCAGTCCTTCGGGGTTCCGGCTCTTGTCCTGAACGATGCTGAGGTCGCCGCTGCCGGGATCGTCAGCGGGCAGGGGCTCGAGTTCTTCATGACGCTCGGCACTGGACTGGGGACGGCTCTTATCGACAACGGAGTACTCTCGCCGCACCTCGAGATATCCCACGCTCCCATGCGGTGGGGGCTCACATTCGATGACGTCCTCGGGGAGCACGAGCGACGCAGGCTCGGGGATTCGGCGTGGTCGCGGCGCGTCCTGCGCGCCATCGAACTCCTCTTCCCCGTGATCCGTTGGGACACTCTCTACATCGGCGGCGGCAATTCCTCCCGGATCTCCCCCTCCGTCCAGGCACGGCTCGAAGGTGTCACGTTCGTACCGAACACGGCTGGCATGTCCTCCGGGGTGGACGCGTGGTCGCTCCAAGGCCGATAG
- the truA gene encoding tRNA pseudouridine(38-40) synthase TruA, translating into MKRIRLDLSYEGTSFHGWAAQPGLRTVEGTLTSALETILRRDVKLTVAGRTDAGVHAAAQTAHVDMDDLVWEALPGRSSRTPGEALVSRVTGVLSHGHAVRGVSDIVVASAREVSPEFDARFSAIGRAYRYRIDDREIPDVFTRHRALRTDPLDEGLMQGGGASLLGENDFLSYCKPREGATTIRTLRKLEVHRPGIGPDAGLLVVDLEADAFCHSMVRSIVGTLIEVGRGRRAIEWPAERLAEQRRDKGVILAPAHGLTLERVDYPPADQVGAQARRARRVRENPLTDSSTRIDPVR; encoded by the coding sequence ATGAAGCGCATCCGACTCGATCTCTCTTACGAGGGCACGTCATTCCACGGGTGGGCGGCCCAACCGGGCCTGCGCACCGTTGAAGGCACGCTCACGTCCGCTCTGGAGACGATACTCCGCCGGGACGTGAAGCTGACAGTGGCGGGGCGGACCGATGCCGGTGTCCATGCGGCGGCCCAGACAGCGCATGTCGATATGGATGACCTCGTGTGGGAGGCGCTCCCCGGTCGTTCGAGCCGCACACCCGGGGAGGCTCTCGTCAGCAGGGTGACGGGGGTGCTCTCCCACGGCCACGCAGTCCGCGGCGTATCAGACATCGTTGTCGCCAGCGCCCGCGAGGTGAGCCCTGAGTTCGATGCCAGGTTCTCTGCCATCGGGCGGGCGTACCGCTACAGGATCGACGATCGGGAGATCCCTGACGTGTTCACGCGCCACCGCGCACTGCGGACGGATCCCCTGGATGAGGGGCTGATGCAGGGGGGTGGGGCGAGTCTGTTGGGCGAGAACGATTTCCTGTCCTATTGCAAGCCGCGCGAGGGTGCCACGACGATCAGAACGCTGCGCAAGCTCGAGGTGCACAGGCCGGGGATCGGCCCGGACGCTGGGCTCCTCGTCGTCGACCTCGAGGCTGATGCGTTCTGCCATTCGATGGTCCGTTCCATTGTCGGCACCCTTATCGAGGTGGGTCGCGGACGTCGCGCAATCGAGTGGCCAGCCGAGCGCCTCGCAGAGCAGCGGAGGGACAAGGGCGTGATCCTCGCTCCCGCCCATGGTCTGACTCTCGAACGGGTGGACTATCCGCCTGCCGATCAAGTGGGCGCCCAGGCACGTCGCGCCCGGCGAGTTCGTGAGAACCCACTCACAGACAGCTCCACTCGCATTGACCCAGTCCGTTAG
- the rplM gene encoding 50S ribosomal protein L13, with the protein MRTYTPKPGDVESKWFVIDATDVVLGRLASQVAILLRGKHKPNFAPNADLGDHVIIINAEKVRLTGNKRQQKFAYHHSGYPGGMRAVSYEELLTKFPERAVEKAVKGMLPHNRLAAQQIKKLKVYAGAEHPHQAQNPTVLELTQVTQ; encoded by the coding sequence GTGCGTACGTATACACCTAAGCCCGGCGACGTTGAATCCAAGTGGTTTGTCATTGACGCCACCGACGTTGTGCTCGGCCGACTGGCATCTCAGGTTGCCATCCTGCTCCGTGGGAAGCATAAGCCGAACTTTGCTCCCAACGCCGACCTTGGTGACCATGTCATCATCATTAATGCTGAGAAGGTTCGCCTCACAGGCAACAAGCGTCAGCAGAAGTTCGCTTACCATCACTCGGGTTACCCGGGTGGTATGCGCGCCGTTTCGTACGAGGAGCTTCTGACGAAGTTCCCCGAGCGCGCCGTGGAGAAGGCTGTCAAGGGAATGCTCCCGCACAACCGTCTCGCCGCCCAGCAGATCAAAAAGCTCAAGGTCTATGCAGGTGCAGAGCACCCGCATCAGGCCCAGAACCCCACGGTTCTTGAGCTCACCCAGGTGACTCAGTAG
- the rpsI gene encoding 30S ribosomal protein S9: MADTTAADVELEEIPSSYTVSSDAPETGQGQSLTAPGQALGRRKQAIARVRLVPGTGVWKINGRELEDYFPNKIHQQLVRSPFALLDIEGRFDVIARIDGGGVSGQAGALRHGISRALNNIDRDHNRPALKKAGFLTRDARAVERKKAGLKKARKASQFSKR, encoded by the coding sequence GTGGCAGACACGACCGCAGCAGACGTTGAGCTTGAGGAAATCCCAAGCTCGTACACAGTGAGCAGCGATGCTCCCGAGACAGGTCAGGGCCAGTCCCTCACCGCACCAGGACAGGCCCTCGGCCGCCGCAAGCAGGCAATCGCCCGCGTTCGCCTCGTGCCCGGCACGGGCGTGTGGAAGATCAACGGCCGTGAGCTGGAAGACTACTTCCCGAACAAGATCCACCAGCAGCTGGTGCGTTCGCCGTTCGCGCTCCTCGATATCGAGGGCCGCTTCGACGTGATCGCTCGCATCGATGGTGGCGGCGTTTCCGGCCAGGCCGGCGCCCTGCGCCACGGCATCTCCCGTGCGCTGAACAACATCGACCGCGACCACAACCGTCCGGCACTGAAGAAGGCCGGCTTCCTGACGCGCGATGCTCGCGCAGTCGAACGGAAGAAGGCTGGTCTCAAGAAGGCTCGCAAGGCTTCGCAGTTCTCGAAGCGCTGA
- the glmM gene encoding phosphoglucosamine mutase has translation MGRLFGTDGVRGLANRDVTADLALNLGSTTARVLLNNREITGRPTAIVGRDTRQSGAMLAQAVAAGLASAGVDTTHVDVVSTPAIAYLTQERGYDLGVMISASHNAMPDNGIKFFAHTGYKLADATEAEVEASLGDDWERPVGEHVGRITDDYEVATREYLDHLSTAISVDLSGLRIAVDCANGAASELGPEALRRAGADVVVINAAPDGKNINDACGSTHPEQLIALTVASEADFGVAFDGDADRCLAVDHTGELVDGDQILGVLAAGMQDAGTLVDNTLVVTVMSNLGLLIAMRERGIKTLETAVGDRYVLEAMLAGGYTLGGEQSGHVIASQYATTGDGVLTALLLAEQVAKSGRNLRELASFIHRLPQTLVNVGGVDKARAHTDPVLSDAVREAEAELGETGRVLLRPSGTEPLVRVMVEAATQDEADRVAASLADVVKRQLSL, from the coding sequence GTGGGCCGTTTATTTGGTACCGATGGTGTACGTGGACTTGCCAATCGTGATGTCACGGCCGATTTGGCCCTCAATCTTGGATCGACGACCGCACGGGTCCTCTTGAACAATCGTGAGATCACCGGCCGCCCGACAGCGATCGTCGGTCGCGACACGAGACAGTCCGGTGCGATGCTGGCGCAGGCAGTCGCCGCGGGTCTCGCCTCCGCCGGGGTCGACACGACCCACGTGGATGTCGTGTCCACACCTGCCATCGCTTATCTCACGCAGGAGCGCGGCTATGACCTTGGCGTCATGATCTCCGCGTCCCACAATGCGATGCCGGATAACGGCATCAAGTTCTTTGCCCACACCGGCTACAAGCTGGCTGACGCGACGGAGGCAGAGGTCGAGGCCAGCCTTGGTGATGACTGGGAGCGTCCTGTCGGCGAACACGTCGGGAGGATCACCGACGACTACGAGGTTGCGACCCGTGAATATCTCGATCACCTGTCGACTGCGATCTCGGTCGATCTGTCGGGCCTGAGGATCGCGGTGGACTGCGCCAACGGTGCCGCAAGCGAACTCGGCCCCGAGGCTCTGCGCCGAGCCGGAGCGGACGTTGTCGTCATCAATGCTGCGCCTGACGGAAAGAATATCAACGACGCCTGCGGTTCGACCCATCCCGAGCAGCTCATTGCGCTCACCGTGGCGTCCGAGGCTGACTTCGGTGTCGCTTTCGACGGTGACGCGGACCGGTGCCTAGCAGTGGACCATACGGGAGAACTGGTCGATGGGGACCAGATCCTCGGTGTGCTCGCCGCTGGCATGCAGGACGCTGGAACGCTTGTCGACAACACACTCGTCGTGACCGTCATGTCGAATCTCGGGCTCCTTATCGCCATGCGTGAGCGCGGCATCAAGACCCTTGAGACTGCTGTCGGTGACCGTTACGTCCTCGAGGCGATGCTGGCTGGCGGATATACCCTGGGCGGAGAGCAGTCCGGCCATGTCATCGCGTCCCAGTATGCGACGACGGGAGATGGGGTGCTGACGGCGCTTCTTCTCGCGGAGCAGGTTGCCAAATCGGGGCGCAACCTGCGCGAGCTTGCAAGCTTCATCCACCGCCTGCCGCAGACCCTTGTCAATGTTGGCGGCGTCGACAAGGCACGCGCCCACACAGATCCTGTCCTGTCAGATGCTGTCCGCGAAGCGGAGGCGGAGCTTGGTGAGACGGGACGCGTCCTGCTCCGCCCCTCCGGCACGGAACCGCTCGTGCGCGTCATGGTCGAGGCGGCAACCCAGGATGAGGCGGACAGGGTCGCAGCGTCTCTCGCGGACGTGGTCAAGCGTCAGCTTTCGCTCTAA